One Streptomyces sp. NBC_00223 genomic window carries:
- a CDS encoding GH12 family glycosyl hydrolase domain-containing protein — MHVTLRRNPRTLLLGLAAAAAAAVGLAAAPAQAATWSSSDQWATWSNGGYTLYNDVWGSGAGSQTIWANSYSDWGVSANHPNTGGVKSYPNATRYVGKKLSALHSVSSSFNVSVPSSGAYETAYDVWDTNNAYEIMLWMNKTGAVGPLGTSQGTVTVGGSTWTVYKGSNGANAVFSFVRTSNTSSSTVDVLAVLNWLKNTKGWFGDITLGNVQFGYEITSSAGGLNFTTNSFSVSSS; from the coding sequence ATGCACGTGACTCTTCGGAGAAACCCCCGCACCCTCCTGCTCGGCCTCGCCGCCGCCGCGGCCGCCGCCGTCGGACTGGCCGCAGCGCCCGCCCAGGCCGCCACCTGGTCGTCGAGCGACCAGTGGGCCACCTGGTCCAACGGCGGCTACACCCTCTACAACGACGTCTGGGGCAGCGGCGCCGGCTCGCAGACGATCTGGGCCAACTCGTACAGCGACTGGGGGGTGTCGGCGAACCACCCGAACACCGGCGGCGTGAAGTCGTACCCCAACGCCACCCGTTACGTGGGCAAGAAGCTCAGCGCGCTGCACTCCGTCAGCTCCAGCTTCAACGTCAGCGTGCCGTCGAGCGGCGCGTACGAGACGGCGTACGACGTCTGGGACACGAACAACGCGTACGAGATCATGCTCTGGATGAACAAGACCGGCGCGGTCGGCCCGCTCGGCACCTCGCAGGGCACCGTCACCGTCGGCGGCAGCACGTGGACGGTCTACAAGGGGAGCAACGGCGCCAACGCCGTCTTCTCCTTCGTCCGCACGTCCAACACGAGCTCTTCCACCGTGGACGTGCTGGCCGTCCTGAACTGGCTCAAGAACACCAAGGGCTGGTTCGGCGACATCACCCTCGGCAACGTCCAGTTCGGCTACGAGATCACGTCCTCCGCCGGCGGCCTGAACTTCACGACGAACTCGTTCTCCGTGTCCTCGTCCTGA
- a CDS encoding copper resistance CopC/CopD family protein: protein MTRPWRRRCALTLLVLLGALTGLIRTAPPAAAHAYTIATTPSNGSEVTVPPTEVRVTFDEPVTLPVGKGAAGVVDAAGRDAGSGSVRLTGGRRTLVIGMRAGLAKGTYIAGWSVVSSDTHPVGGSIEFGYGVPATAATAPPAPQPSAGLQLVVGAVKGLLYLGLVAAFGVLPAGLVLGADRDERRVLRRVAGAGMLLALVASVLQVVAQYLWDASAVPGGATWAGLRAFAGSGYAGAVLVRAGLLAAALAVLPRLRRAGGAESAGWWAGGAVLALAALGSVVHNGHGGTGSWWYFATTLVHVSAVTAWLGGLAVLGRLMLRRRLTPTRLARLPLWSRYAASSVALLALTGLIQALIQVRYVPALVHTTYGCVLLVKLALVAAALLLGWRGNRWVGRWAGRRGVGRRGAGVGPGDVAAKSPSAGPSAGAVHGLVPPGETARLRGRVRAEAGIGVVIVVVSGVLSSVAPAGAAYAPTRVVHAVVGPYTVIFEVAPARRGLESFRVTAQGAGDTTALPRSVSLDLGQDAGAVEDLRVPFSYRLPGSIRPGRATAFTFVSSSVNVPAAGRWTATLTVVAGPTEQYTTALHYRVL from the coding sequence GTGACCAGGCCCTGGAGGCGGCGCTGCGCGCTCACCCTCCTCGTCCTGCTCGGCGCGCTGACCGGTCTGATCCGTACGGCGCCGCCGGCTGCCGCGCACGCGTACACGATCGCCACCACCCCCTCGAACGGGTCGGAGGTGACCGTGCCCCCGACGGAGGTGCGGGTGACCTTCGACGAGCCGGTCACGCTGCCGGTCGGGAAAGGGGCGGCCGGCGTGGTGGACGCGGCGGGTAGGGATGCGGGCAGTGGATCGGTGCGACTCACCGGCGGGCGGCGCACCCTGGTCATCGGCATGCGGGCAGGACTGGCCAAGGGCACCTACATCGCCGGCTGGTCGGTGGTCTCCAGCGACACGCACCCGGTGGGCGGCTCGATCGAGTTCGGCTACGGCGTACCCGCGACGGCGGCCACCGCGCCGCCGGCCCCGCAGCCGAGCGCGGGCCTGCAACTGGTCGTCGGCGCCGTCAAGGGCCTGCTGTATCTGGGGCTCGTCGCCGCTTTCGGCGTCCTTCCCGCCGGTCTCGTGCTCGGCGCCGACCGTGACGAGCGCCGGGTCCTGCGGCGCGTCGCCGGTGCGGGCATGCTGCTGGCGCTAGTTGCTTCGGTGCTCCAGGTGGTGGCGCAGTACCTGTGGGACGCCTCCGCCGTGCCGGGCGGTGCCACCTGGGCGGGCCTGCGCGCGTTCGCGGGGTCCGGCTACGCGGGGGCGGTTCTGGTACGGGCCGGGCTGCTCGCGGCGGCGCTCGCGGTGCTGCCGCGGCTGCGGAGGGCCGGGGGCGCGGAATCGGCCGGATGGTGGGCCGGGGGAGCGGTGCTGGCGTTGGCGGCGCTCGGCTCCGTCGTCCACAACGGCCATGGCGGCACGGGCTCCTGGTGGTACTTCGCGACCACGCTGGTCCACGTGTCGGCGGTCACGGCATGGCTCGGCGGCCTCGCCGTCCTAGGCCGGCTGATGCTCCGGCGCCGTCTGACCCCGACCCGGCTGGCCCGGCTCCCCCTCTGGTCGCGTTACGCGGCGTCCAGCGTGGCTCTGCTGGCGCTCACCGGCTTGATCCAGGCCCTGATCCAGGTGCGGTACGTACCGGCGCTGGTTCACACGACGTACGGCTGCGTACTCCTGGTGAAGCTCGCGCTGGTGGCCGCTGCCCTGCTGCTGGGGTGGCGCGGCAACCGCTGGGTGGGCCGGTGGGCGGGCAGGCGGGGCGTGGGCAGGCGCGGTGCGGGTGTTGGCCCGGGCGATGTCGCCGCGAAAAGCCCGAGCGCGGGCCCGAGCGCGGGCGCCGTACACGGCCTGGTCCCGCCCGGGGAGACGGCGCGGTTGCGCGGGCGGGTGCGGGCCGAGGCGGGGATCGGGGTGGTGATCGTCGTCGTCTCCGGTGTGCTGTCCTCCGTCGCCCCCGCCGGAGCCGCGTACGCCCCGACCCGGGTCGTGCACGCCGTGGTCGGCCCGTACACCGTGATCTTCGAGGTCGCGCCCGCCCGGCGCGGCCTGGAGAGCTTCCGTGTCACCGCCCAGGGCGCAGGCGACACGACCGCGCTGCCGAGGTCCGTGTCGCTCGACCTCGGGCAGGACGCCGGCGCGGTCGAGGACCTGCGCGTTCCCTTCTCGTACCGGCTGCCCGGCTCGATCCGCCCGGGCAGGGCCACGGCGTTCACCTTCGTCAGCTCCTCGGTCAACGTACCCGCCGCAGGACGGTGGACCGCGACCCTCACGGTCGTCGCCGGTCCGACCGAGCAGTACACGACCGCGCTGCACTACCGGGTCCTGTGA